Below is a window of Bacteroidetes Order II. bacterium DNA.
GTAAGCCGTCAAATTGTGTGTCTGCACTGCGCGTTGGATCCGAAAATCGGCTCGAAAGGGGCACATCTTCCGAGCCGAGGAGATGAACAGCATACTGTGTAGCCAGAGACAAGATGTCATGCATGCGGGATTGCCGTGCAACATTAAAACTGATTAGCGGCGGATCTAACGATACACTGGTGAACGAGCCAAGCGTAATGCCCCATGCTTCCTGATCATACACAGCGGTGACCACCACTATAGGAGAAGGAACCGACCGCATGACCAGACGGAGTTGTTCTCCGTCTATCGTGTCTCCGGAAGTTATATTTGTACTCATGCGCATCAGTTGAAAAAGGCGCTCATACGGCTAAAAAAAGACTGCTTGTCTTCTGTCTTTTTGGCAGGTGGCTGAACACCCGGCGAATGGCGTAGTTTTTCGAGCAGGCGGGTTTCTTCCTGCGTGAGGTTCTTGGGCGTCCAAACTTGTACCCGAACAATCTGATCGCCCCGTTGAGCACGGTTGTGTACGTCGGGAATGCCCTTTCCGCGAAGGCGCAAGAGTTTGCCCGATTGGGTGCCCGGATCAATGACCATCTTCACGCGACCTTTCAGCGTGGGGATTTCTACATCCGCACCGAGGGCAGCATCCACCACCGAAAGATTCAGTTCATAGAACAGATTGAGGCCGTCCCGCACCAAATGTTCATGGCTTGCTTCTTCAAACTCTACGTTTAAGTCTCCACTGGAGCCGCCTCGGATGCCAGCATGTCCGCCTCCACGTACCGTCATGGTATTCTGATCGGTGGCTCCGGCTGGTACATTGATGCTCACCACTTCCTCACCCATAATCCGCCCTTCTCCGTGGCAGGAACGACACTTATTTTTGACCACCCGTCCTTCCCCATTACAGGTAGAACAAGCACTTACATTAACAAATTGGCCAAATACGGAGCGTGCTACTTGTCGGATTTCGCCCGTTCCATTACACGTGGTACAGGTGGTATATCCAGCATCCCCATCGGCACTTCCAGTGGCACTACAAGATTTGCAGGCCACATATTTTTTGACATTGATTTTTTTCTCCACGCCATCGGCGATGTCCTCAAGCGAGAGCTGGAGTTTGGCACGCAGGTTTCCACCCGGAACGCCACGTTGCCCGGCCCGTGATCGGCGGTTATTACCACCACCAAAAACCCCATCAAAGATGCTGTGCCCACCAAAAATATCG
It encodes the following:
- a CDS encoding flavin reductase: MSTNITSGDTIDGEQLRLVMRSVPSPIVVVTAVYDQEAWGITLGSFTSVSLDPPLISFNVARQSRMHDILSLATQYAVHLLGSEDVPLSSRFSDPTRSADTQFDGLRHEVSSNGLPLLQETIGILLCKPFACHEAGDHSLFIGQVTGAQQLQTDKLPLLYYNRSYRTIGEPVTG
- the dnaJ gene encoding molecular chaperone DnaJ, whose protein sequence is MRDFYEVLGVSKTASADEIKKAYRTQAMKYHPDRNPGDKEAEAKFKEAASAYEVLSDAEKRQRYDRFGPAGLGGNASGGAGGFGGFQERDIEDIFRNFGDIFGGHSIFDGVFGGGNNRRSRAGQRGVPGGNLRAKLQLSLEDIADGVEKKINVKKYVACKSCSATGSADGDAGYTTCTTCNGTGEIRQVARSVFGQFVNVSACSTCNGEGRVVKNKCRSCHGEGRIMGEEVVSINVPAGATDQNTMTVRGGGHAGIRGGSSGDLNVEFEEASHEHLVRDGLNLFYELNLSVVDAALGADVEIPTLKGRVKMVIDPGTQSGKLLRLRGKGIPDVHNRAQRGDQIVRVQVWTPKNLTQEETRLLEKLRHSPGVQPPAKKTEDKQSFFSRMSAFFN